In Streptosporangiales bacterium, a single window of DNA contains:
- the ispG gene encoding flavodoxin-dependent (E)-4-hydroxy-3-methylbut-2-enyl-diphosphate synthase: MTTNLGMPELPPATLAGRRKTRQVMVGAVPVGGGAPISVQSMTVTKTTEVDKTLQSIAELTASGCDIVRVAVPSQDDSDALPEIVRHSQIPVIADIHFQPRYVFAAIEAGCAAVRVNPGNIRKFDDKVAEIAAGAKDHGTPIRIGVNAGSLDPRLMQKYGRATPEALVESALWEASLFEEHDFHDIKISVKHHDPVVMVQAYRLLSSRCDYPLHLGVTEAGPAFQGTVKSATAFGALLAEGIGDTIRVSLSAPPVEEVKVGSAILESLGLRPRKLEIVSCPSCGRAQVDVYTLADEVTAGLEGMEVPLRVAVMGCVVNGPGEAREADLGVASGNGKGQIFVKGEVVRTVPEAEIVETLIEEAMRIAEQMDADGVSSGPPEVTVS; this comes from the coding sequence ATGACCACCAACCTCGGTATGCCGGAGCTGCCGCCGGCCACACTGGCGGGGCGCCGCAAGACCCGCCAGGTCATGGTCGGTGCGGTGCCCGTGGGCGGCGGCGCCCCGATCTCGGTGCAGTCGATGACCGTCACCAAGACCACCGAGGTCGACAAGACGCTGCAGTCGATCGCCGAGCTGACCGCGTCGGGCTGCGACATCGTCCGCGTGGCCGTGCCGAGCCAGGACGACAGCGATGCGCTGCCCGAGATCGTGCGGCACAGCCAGATCCCGGTCATCGCCGACATCCACTTCCAGCCGCGCTACGTCTTCGCCGCGATCGAGGCGGGCTGCGCGGCGGTACGCGTCAACCCGGGCAACATCAGGAAGTTCGACGACAAGGTCGCCGAGATCGCCGCCGGGGCGAAGGACCACGGCACCCCGATCAGGATCGGCGTCAACGCGGGGTCGCTCGACCCGCGGCTGATGCAGAAGTACGGCAGGGCCACGCCGGAGGCGCTCGTCGAGTCGGCGTTGTGGGAGGCGTCGCTCTTCGAGGAGCACGACTTCCACGACATCAAGATCTCCGTGAAGCACCACGACCCGGTCGTGATGGTGCAGGCGTACCGGCTGCTGTCGAGCCGCTGCGACTACCCGCTCCACCTCGGCGTCACCGAGGCCGGGCCGGCGTTCCAGGGCACGGTCAAGTCGGCGACCGCGTTCGGCGCGCTGCTCGCCGAGGGCATCGGCGACACGATCAGGGTGTCGCTGTCCGCCCCTCCGGTCGAGGAGGTCAAGGTCGGCTCCGCGATCCTCGAGTCGCTCGGGCTCCGGCCGCGCAAGCTCGAGATCGTGTCGTGCCCGTCCTGCGGACGCGCGCAGGTCGACGTCTACACGCTCGCCGACGAGGTGACCGCCGGCCTCGAGGGCATGGAGGTGCCGCTCCGCGTCGCCGTGATGGGCTGTGTCGTCAACGGGCCTGGCGAGGCGCGGGAGGCCGACCTCGGCGTCGCGTCGGGCAACGGCAAGGGCCAGATCTTCGTCAAGGGCGAGGTCGTCAGGACCGTGCCGGAGGCCGAGATCGTCGAGACCCTCATCGAGGAGGCCATGCGGATCGCCGAGCAGATGGACGCCGACGGCGTAAGCTCGGGCCCACCAGAGGTGACGGTCTCCTAG
- a CDS encoding methyltransferase, whose amino-acid sequence MSSANSQGPRSAGHGAFLAATGREVEDSGNQVRYKRYQHELIRPHCGESVLEVGAGLGEFATVLTEPRRYVVTDLDPDAVRLLAARFADRPGVEARQMDAEGAVDLDEPVDTVLAINVLEHIEDDVDALRTLAGHVRPGGTVVMWVPGYQALYGDFDRAVGHFRRYTPRGLRGVFEAAGLRPGTVRPVNMLGGIAWWLAVRRGGVGRPNPRLVRIYDRVVVPITRLAERHVTPPFGQSVLGTAYVP is encoded by the coding sequence GTGTCGTCAGCGAACTCCCAGGGACCGAGATCCGCTGGCCATGGCGCGTTCCTCGCCGCCACCGGACGCGAGGTCGAGGACTCCGGAAACCAGGTCAGGTACAAGCGGTACCAGCACGAGCTGATCAGGCCCCACTGCGGCGAGTCGGTCCTGGAGGTCGGTGCCGGACTCGGCGAGTTCGCCACCGTGCTCACCGAGCCGCGGCGGTACGTCGTCACCGACCTCGACCCCGACGCGGTCCGGCTGCTGGCCGCGCGGTTCGCCGACCGTCCCGGGGTGGAGGCGAGGCAGATGGACGCCGAGGGCGCCGTCGACCTCGACGAGCCGGTCGACACGGTCCTCGCGATCAACGTGCTCGAGCACATCGAAGACGACGTCGACGCGCTGCGCACGCTCGCCGGCCATGTCCGGCCCGGGGGCACGGTGGTCATGTGGGTCCCCGGCTACCAGGCGCTCTACGGCGACTTCGACCGCGCCGTCGGCCACTTCCGCAGGTACACCCCACGCGGGTTGCGCGGGGTGTTCGAAGCGGCCGGGCTGCGTCCCGGCACCGTCCGGCCGGTCAACATGCTGGGCGGCATCGCCTGGTGGCTCGCGGTGCGCCGGGGCGGGGTCGGCAGGCCCAACCCCCGCCTGGTGCGGATCTACGACCGCGTGGTCGTACCGATCACCCGACTCGCGGAGAGGCATGTCACACCGCCGTTCGGACAGTCCGTGCTCGGCACGGCCTACGTGCCGTGA
- a CDS encoding GNAT family N-acetyltransferase: MLRTSPLRVLDDRDLPAVTDLLDRDPVTDVFVGSRVALCGLDPWRLGAELWGYAERGELVSICYAGANLVPVQATEAAVHAFADRARRQGRRCSSIVGPADAVDPLWRLLEPSWGTARAVRSQPHMVATRPPPHAGDPAVRRVREDEVEIVLPACVAMFTEEVGLSPVAGDGGTLYRSRVAELVRQGRGFARIEGGTVIFKAEIAAVTRRACQVQGVWVPPSHRGRGIAAAGIAAVVTEAMRSIAPAVSLYVNDYNAPARAAYRRAGFVENGRFMSVLF; encoded by the coding sequence GTGCTCCGGACCTCCCCGCTCCGCGTCCTCGACGACCGCGACCTCCCGGCCGTCACCGACCTCCTCGACCGCGATCCGGTCACCGACGTCTTCGTGGGTTCCCGGGTCGCCCTCTGCGGCCTCGACCCCTGGCGTCTCGGCGCCGAGCTCTGGGGCTACGCCGAACGCGGTGAGCTCGTCTCGATCTGCTACGCCGGGGCCAACCTCGTGCCCGTCCAGGCGACGGAGGCGGCCGTCCACGCGTTCGCCGACCGCGCCAGGCGGCAGGGGCGTCGCTGCTCGTCGATCGTCGGTCCCGCCGACGCCGTCGACCCGCTCTGGCGGCTGCTCGAACCGTCGTGGGGCACGGCGCGTGCCGTACGCTCCCAGCCGCACATGGTCGCCACCCGGCCACCGCCGCACGCCGGCGACCCGGCAGTCCGGCGCGTGCGCGAGGACGAGGTCGAGATCGTGCTGCCCGCCTGTGTGGCGATGTTCACCGAGGAGGTCGGCCTCTCCCCGGTCGCGGGCGACGGCGGAACGCTCTACCGGTCACGCGTCGCCGAGCTCGTTCGGCAGGGCAGGGGCTTCGCGCGGATCGAGGGCGGCACGGTGATCTTCAAGGCGGAGATCGCGGCGGTCACCAGGCGCGCCTGCCAGGTGCAGGGCGTCTGGGTGCCCCCGTCGCACCGCGGCCGGGGCATCGCGGCCGCCGGCATCGCCGCCGTCGTCACCGAGGCGATGCGCTCGATCGCGCCCGCGGTGAGCCTGTACGTCAACGACTACAACGCGCCGGCGCGCGCCGCCTACCGCAGGGCCGGCTTCGTCGAGAACGGCCGCTTCATGTCCGTCCTCTTCTGA
- a CDS encoding sensor histidine kinase, which yields MHCARRRGLALLPVLLLAIALVMTSFVGTSAATYVIFAVAGAIIVWPPLATTQLSVLAVMWVSWILPWLLGEPVSVELGIIMAAVAGLMFVVRRMQGQEAVIRRAHEDLAALAVDAERARFSRDLHDIVGHSLTAIIVKAELARKLAERRPENVAPEVSDIERLARETLEDVRRTVAGYREVTLAGELASARSVLAAAGIAANLPHAVDEVPGELRVLFGWVVREGVTNVVRHSRAHSCRVEVTSTSVEVIDDGRGGTAEPGTGLTGLRERVGALGGTLTATADLPGGFRLRVVVPERRIEAEAG from the coding sequence ATGCACTGCGCCCGGCGGCGGGGACTGGCGCTGCTCCCCGTGCTCCTGCTCGCCATCGCGCTGGTGATGACCTCGTTCGTCGGCACCTCGGCCGCCACGTACGTCATCTTCGCCGTCGCCGGCGCGATCATCGTCTGGCCACCGCTCGCCACCACTCAGCTCTCCGTCCTGGCGGTCATGTGGGTCAGCTGGATCCTGCCGTGGCTGCTCGGCGAACCCGTCTCCGTCGAGCTCGGGATCATCATGGCCGCGGTGGCGGGCCTGATGTTCGTGGTCAGGCGCATGCAGGGTCAGGAGGCGGTGATCAGGCGCGCCCACGAGGACCTCGCCGCGCTCGCCGTCGACGCCGAACGCGCGCGGTTCTCGCGCGACCTGCACGACATCGTCGGCCACAGCCTCACCGCGATCATCGTGAAGGCGGAGCTCGCGCGCAAGCTCGCCGAGCGACGGCCGGAGAACGTCGCGCCCGAGGTCTCCGACATCGAGCGGCTCGCCCGCGAGACGCTGGAGGACGTGCGGCGGACAGTCGCCGGCTACCGCGAGGTCACCCTCGCCGGCGAGCTCGCTTCGGCCAGGTCGGTGCTCGCCGCGGCGGGGATCGCCGCGAACCTGCCGCACGCCGTCGACGAGGTGCCGGGGGAGCTGCGCGTGCTGTTCGGCTGGGTCGTGCGCGAGGGCGTGACGAACGTCGTACGCCACAGCCGGGCGCACTCGTGCCGGGTCGAGGTGACGTCGACGTCGGTCGAGGTGATCGACGACGGCCGCGGCGGCACGGCCGAGCCGGGGACGGGGCTGACCGGCCTGCGCGAACGTGTCGGCGCACTCGGCGGCACCCTGACGGCCACGGCCGACCTGCCCGGCGGCTTCCGGCTGCGGGTCGTCGTCCCCGAGCGACGGATCGAGGCGGAGGCGGGGTGA
- a CDS encoding glycosyltransferase, whose amino-acid sequence MARAVGRWVGRHWLFLTLLAAGIALRVVATLAYLPSLFFVDSVRYLGAIDDPDPGGTSPLGYTFLLLGPVLRVARTLVAAPIANHVLGVLIAVGAYTLLRRWGAWPWLAALATAPVLLDAYQLQIEQLIMSDTLFQALLLGAILLLARRNPGPVVAGLAGGVLGAAGVSRLVGLVCVVVAVGYLLLTGDNRRRRLSTVAVLLVAYAVPLLAYATYYNAWYPGQFRITRSDVMATYSRVAPFADCRGLTMPDYQRVLCEDTPPEDRRHGPDWYHWNKQRPVTRLEPPPGVSNNAAVAEWTRRIIRHQPLDLVQAVAFDFLRGFWWSKETLPGEPSVDRWRFPPGEYQHSYDVTKHIERWGGGERRVQPDLAAFLVDYQKVGFTRGTIVGACLLAAVAGALGLGRARRSGARALIALIAGIPCITLVVAAAVEFSWRYQLPAILLFPVAGALAITAMFRRTEETKVLTESTLLPETSGPSDESTDAQALREFADRYGDARFAPVVVVIAAYNEAGGLGAVVDEIPRECRGLDVDTLVVDDGSADETYDVALKHDAYACRAPRNRGQGAALRLGYQLARERGAQYIVTTDADGQYDIAGLDALLEPLLDGTADFVTGSRALGRTENSDLTRRVGTTVFAWLVSALTGTRVTDTSFGFRAMRAELTRRVKLRQPQYQSAELLISVLARGHRVREVPLTMLRRNQGESKKGGNLVYGYRYLRVVVGTWRRERLRRKTRSKSTKRTANSTP is encoded by the coding sequence ATGGCACGTGCGGTCGGTAGGTGGGTCGGGCGGCACTGGCTCTTCCTCACGCTCCTCGCCGCGGGCATCGCGCTGCGGGTGGTGGCGACGCTGGCGTACCTGCCGTCGCTGTTCTTCGTCGACTCGGTGCGCTACCTCGGCGCCATCGACGATCCCGACCCCGGCGGCACCAGCCCGCTCGGCTACACGTTCCTCCTGCTCGGTCCCGTCCTGCGCGTCGCGCGGACACTCGTCGCCGCGCCGATCGCCAACCATGTGCTCGGCGTGCTGATCGCCGTCGGCGCGTACACGCTGCTGCGCCGGTGGGGCGCCTGGCCGTGGCTCGCCGCGCTGGCGACCGCGCCGGTGCTGCTCGACGCGTACCAGCTGCAGATCGAGCAGCTGATCATGTCCGACACGCTGTTCCAGGCGCTGCTGCTCGGCGCGATCCTGCTGCTCGCCCGCCGCAACCCCGGTCCCGTGGTCGCCGGCCTCGCCGGTGGCGTGCTCGGCGCAGCCGGGGTGTCGCGCCTCGTCGGCCTCGTCTGCGTCGTCGTCGCGGTGGGCTACCTGCTGCTGACCGGCGACAACCGGCGCCGCCGGCTCTCCACCGTGGCCGTGCTGCTCGTCGCGTACGCCGTCCCGCTCCTCGCGTACGCCACGTACTACAACGCCTGGTACCCGGGGCAGTTCCGCATCACCAGGTCCGACGTGATGGCGACGTACTCACGCGTGGCGCCGTTCGCCGACTGCCGCGGGCTGACGATGCCCGACTACCAGCGCGTGCTGTGCGAGGACACGCCGCCGGAGGACCGGCGGCACGGCCCCGACTGGTACCACTGGAACAAGCAGCGCCCCGTGACGCGGTTGGAGCCGCCGCCCGGCGTGTCCAACAACGCCGCCGTCGCCGAGTGGACCCGCCGCATCATCAGGCACCAGCCGCTCGACCTGGTGCAGGCCGTGGCGTTCGACTTCCTGCGCGGTTTCTGGTGGAGCAAGGAGACACTGCCGGGCGAGCCGTCGGTCGACCGGTGGCGGTTCCCGCCGGGCGAGTACCAGCACTCGTACGACGTCACGAAGCACATCGAGCGGTGGGGCGGAGGTGAGCGCCGGGTGCAGCCCGACCTCGCCGCCTTCCTCGTCGACTACCAGAAGGTCGGGTTCACCAGGGGGACGATCGTGGGCGCCTGCCTGCTCGCGGCCGTCGCCGGCGCGCTCGGCCTCGGCCGGGCACGACGCTCCGGTGCACGCGCGCTCATCGCGCTGATCGCGGGCATCCCCTGCATCACCCTGGTGGTGGCGGCCGCGGTCGAGTTCTCGTGGCGTTACCAGCTGCCCGCGATCCTGCTGTTCCCCGTCGCCGGTGCGCTGGCGATCACGGCGATGTTCAGGAGAACGGAGGAGACGAAGGTGCTGACGGAGTCGACCCTGCTGCCCGAGACGAGTGGGCCGTCCGACGAGTCCACGGACGCGCAGGCGTTGCGCGAGTTCGCGGACAGGTACGGCGACGCCAGGTTCGCCCCCGTGGTGGTGGTCATCGCGGCGTACAACGAGGCCGGCGGTCTCGGTGCCGTCGTCGACGAGATCCCGCGCGAGTGCCGCGGCCTCGACGTCGACACCCTCGTCGTCGACGACGGCAGCGCCGACGAGACGTACGACGTCGCGCTCAAGCACGACGCCTACGCGTGTCGCGCGCCGCGCAACCGCGGGCAGGGCGCGGCGCTGCGGCTCGGCTACCAGCTCGCCAGGGAGCGCGGCGCGCAGTACATCGTGACCACCGACGCCGACGGCCAGTACGACATCGCCGGCCTCGACGCCCTCCTCGAGCCGCTGCTCGACGGGACGGCCGACTTCGTCACCGGCTCGCGCGCGCTCGGCCGTACGGAGAACTCCGACCTGACCCGCCGCGTCGGCACCACGGTGTTCGCGTGGCTGGTCAGCGCGCTCACCGGCACCCGCGTCACCGACACCTCGTTCGGGTTCCGCGCGATGCGGGCCGAGCTCACCCGCCGCGTCAAGCTGCGTCAGCCCCAGTACCAGTCGGCGGAGCTGTTGATCAGCGTGCTCGCGCGCGGTCACCGCGTCCGCGAGGTGCCGCTGACGATGCTGCGCCGTAACCAGGGGGAGTCGAAGAAGGGCGGCAACCTCGTGTACGGGTACCGCTACCTGCGCGTGGTCGTCGGCACCTGGCGGCGCGAGCGGCTGCGCCGGAAGACCCGGTCGAAGAGCACGAAGCGCACGGCGAACAGCACGCCGTAG
- a CDS encoding ABC transporter permease: protein MNAQYIRLEIMRVLRNPRTAIFTIAMPAVLFLVFSQTGGGRLGGIGASAYILVSMAAYGAIGASVFSAANIAMERKLGWNRQLRLTGLPSTAYVVAKGIVAWLVTLVSLVVVYAVGFASGVRMPWEHWLLAVGATWLAVIPFVLLGVGIGYVGNVDLVQPVTMITFFGMSILGGLWIPVEVMPHLMAQIAHVIPSYWLGMAGRAAMGAPGFGWTGVGVLALWGVLFAAFAAWRFRADTARA, encoded by the coding sequence GTGAACGCCCAGTACATCCGGCTCGAGATCATGCGCGTGCTGCGCAACCCGCGCACCGCGATCTTCACCATCGCGATGCCCGCGGTGCTGTTCCTCGTGTTCAGCCAGACCGGCGGCGGCAGGCTCGGCGGCATCGGTGCGTCGGCCTACATCCTGGTGAGCATGGCGGCGTACGGAGCGATCGGAGCCTCGGTCTTCTCTGCGGCGAACATCGCGATGGAGCGCAAGCTCGGCTGGAACCGGCAGCTGCGCCTCACCGGGCTCCCGTCCACGGCGTACGTCGTCGCGAAGGGCATCGTGGCCTGGCTGGTGACGCTCGTGTCACTGGTCGTCGTGTACGCCGTCGGGTTCGCGTCCGGCGTACGGATGCCGTGGGAGCACTGGCTGCTCGCGGTCGGTGCGACCTGGCTCGCGGTCATCCCGTTCGTGCTGCTGGGCGTGGGCATCGGGTACGTCGGCAACGTCGACCTGGTGCAGCCGGTGACGATGATCACGTTCTTCGGGATGTCGATCCTCGGTGGCCTGTGGATCCCCGTCGAGGTCATGCCGCACCTGATGGCGCAGATCGCCCACGTCATCCCGTCGTACTGGCTCGGCATGGCAGGTCGCGCCGCGATGGGAGCACCCGGGTTCGGGTGGACGGGCGTCGGCGTGCTCGCGCTCTGGGGCGTGCTGTTCGCGGCGTTCGCGGCCTGGCGCTTCCGCGCCGACACGGCGCGAGCCTAG
- a CDS encoding ATP-binding cassette domain-containing protein, with protein sequence MTNDTLTIDAPPHAAGGVAVALTGLRKAYGSAVAVDGVDLTIAPGEVVALLGPNGAGKSTTIDMMLGLSRPDAGTAEIFGLAPQAAVGGGHVGAMLQLGQLLPDVTVKEVVALVASLHKSPLPVGETLERAGIADLAKRKAGKLSGGQMQRVRFAMAIVPDPELVVLDEPTAGMDVASRVAFWTSMRAEARAGKTVLFATHYLEEADEQADRIVMIRRGRIVADGSATELKAIGTMRVIRATLADVDADRLAALPGVESVSRHGTSVELRCSDSDAALYALLEQHRDVRHIEVSGADLTEAFLTLTSGDDA encoded by the coding sequence ATGACCAACGACACGCTCACGATCGACGCCCCGCCGCACGCGGCCGGCGGCGTCGCCGTCGCACTGACGGGACTGCGCAAGGCGTACGGCAGCGCGGTCGCCGTCGACGGCGTGGACCTCACCATCGCGCCGGGAGAGGTGGTGGCGCTGCTCGGACCCAACGGTGCGGGCAAGTCCACCACGATCGACATGATGCTCGGCCTCTCCAGACCCGACGCCGGGACCGCCGAGATCTTCGGCCTGGCGCCGCAGGCGGCGGTCGGTGGGGGACACGTCGGGGCGATGCTCCAGCTCGGGCAGCTCCTCCCCGACGTCACCGTCAAGGAGGTCGTCGCTCTCGTCGCGTCGCTGCACAAATCGCCGTTGCCGGTCGGGGAGACGCTCGAACGGGCCGGCATCGCCGACCTGGCCAAGCGGAAGGCGGGCAAGCTCTCCGGCGGGCAGATGCAGCGGGTGCGGTTCGCGATGGCGATCGTTCCCGACCCGGAGCTCGTCGTCCTCGACGAGCCCACCGCGGGCATGGACGTCGCGTCGCGGGTCGCGTTCTGGACGTCGATGCGCGCAGAGGCGCGGGCCGGCAAGACCGTCCTCTTCGCCACGCACTACCTGGAGGAGGCCGACGAGCAGGCCGACCGCATCGTGATGATCCGCCGTGGGCGCATCGTCGCCGACGGGTCGGCGACCGAGCTCAAGGCCATCGGCACGATGCGCGTCATCAGGGCGACGCTGGCCGACGTCGACGCCGACCGGCTCGCCGCGCTGCCGGGAGTCGAGTCGGTGAGCCGGCACGGGACGTCCGTCGAGCTGCGGTGCTCGGACTCCGACGCCGCGCTGTACGCACTGCTCGAGCAGCACCGCGACGTACGGCACATCGAGGTGTCCGGCGCCGACCTGACCGAGGCATTCCTGACTCTGACGAGTGGAGACGACGCGTGA
- a CDS encoding response regulator — protein sequence MHVSDVIRVLLADDQNLVRGAMAALLSLEDDIDVVAQAARGDDVVALARETDPQVALLDVEMPGLDGIAVTGALRETLPACRVLVVTTFGRPGYLRRAMEAGASGFMVKDSPVERLADAIRRVHAGLRVVDPDLAAASLAAGESPLTGREHDVLVAARDGGTVADIARLLFLSEGTVRNYLSSAIGKTGTRTRAEAARVAETRGWL from the coding sequence ATACACGTGAGCGACGTCATCAGAGTGCTGCTCGCGGACGACCAGAACCTCGTCCGCGGCGCGATGGCGGCACTGCTGTCCCTGGAGGACGACATCGACGTCGTCGCCCAGGCCGCACGCGGTGACGACGTCGTGGCGCTCGCGCGCGAGACCGATCCGCAGGTCGCGCTGCTCGACGTCGAGATGCCGGGGCTCGACGGGATCGCGGTCACGGGCGCGCTGCGGGAGACCCTCCCCGCCTGCCGCGTCCTCGTCGTCACGACGTTCGGGCGTCCCGGCTACCTGCGCCGCGCGATGGAGGCGGGCGCGAGCGGCTTCATGGTGAAGGACTCCCCGGTCGAACGCCTCGCCGACGCCATCCGCCGCGTCCACGCGGGCCTGCGGGTCGTCGACCCCGACCTCGCCGCGGCGTCGCTGGCCGCCGGCGAGTCGCCGCTCACCGGCCGTGAGCACGACGTGCTCGTCGCCGCACGCGACGGCGGCACCGTCGCCGACATCGCGCGGCTGCTGTTCCTCTCCGAGGGCACCGTCCGCAACTACCTGTCCAGCGCCATCGGCAAGACCGGCACGCGCACCAGGGCCGAGGCCGCCCGGGTGGCCGAGACCCGCGGCTGGCTCTGA
- a CDS encoding NAD-dependent epimerase/dehydratase family protein yields MPTSSTSASPPPRRVLVTGGAGFIGSRVVEELRRRGDEVVVADLREPADAAVRHVPGDLLDPGTREKAFADDIDAVVHLAAFTSVLRSVEEPDVCIRMNVDLTCALLELARQRDVGTFVFASTNAVVGDRGAEPITEDVPLHPLSPYGATKAAGEMLLAGHAGAYGMRTCALRFTNVYGPGMGEKDSFVPRLMRAALDGGGVEVYGDGEQRRDLVHVDDAVQGVRLALAGDLEGTAVVGAGRSVTVNELVAAARAVTGAEIPVRHVAAKPGEMPAVVVDIGRSVARGYAPAYDLEAGLATVWDDFRAAAAT; encoded by the coding sequence ATGCCCACGAGCAGTACGTCGGCCTCCCCTCCTCCTCGGCGCGTGCTGGTGACCGGCGGCGCCGGCTTCATCGGAAGCCGGGTCGTGGAAGAGCTCCGCCGCCGCGGAGACGAGGTCGTCGTGGCCGACCTGCGCGAGCCCGCCGACGCCGCGGTGCGCCACGTGCCCGGCGACCTGCTCGACCCCGGCACCAGGGAGAAGGCCTTCGCCGACGATATCGACGCCGTCGTCCACCTCGCCGCGTTCACCTCGGTCCTGCGCTCGGTCGAGGAACCCGACGTCTGCATCCGGATGAACGTCGACCTCACCTGCGCGCTGCTTGAGCTGGCCAGGCAGCGCGACGTCGGCACGTTCGTGTTCGCGTCGACCAACGCCGTCGTCGGCGACCGTGGCGCAGAACCCATCACCGAGGACGTCCCGCTGCATCCGCTCTCGCCGTACGGCGCCACGAAGGCGGCGGGCGAGATGCTGCTCGCGGGCCACGCCGGCGCCTACGGCATGCGCACCTGCGCGCTGCGGTTCACCAACGTCTACGGCCCGGGCATGGGCGAGAAGGACAGCTTCGTGCCGCGCCTGATGCGCGCCGCGCTCGACGGCGGCGGCGTCGAGGTCTACGGCGACGGCGAGCAGCGGCGCGATCTCGTCCACGTCGACGACGCCGTCCAGGGCGTGCGCCTCGCGCTCGCCGGAGACCTCGAGGGCACCGCCGTCGTCGGCGCAGGCCGGTCGGTCACGGTCAACGAGCTCGTGGCCGCCGCCCGCGCGGTGACCGGCGCCGAGATCCCGGTGCGTCACGTCGCGGCCAAGCCGGGCGAGATGCCGGCCGTGGTCGTCGACATCGGCAGGTCGGTCGCGCGCGGCTACGCCCCCGCGTACGACCTCGAGGCGGGACTCGCCACCGTCTGGGACGACTTCCGGGCGGCCGCCGCCACATGA
- a CDS encoding GtrA family protein produces MSHRRSDSPCSARPTCRERRQECGTVQSEIMLTSHAPRFLRSGTGLRLSRYTVCSIIATVCSEAVFLFVYGVVGGGSVLASVLGWLAGAIPNYTLNRSWTWGLRHRPDLRREVLPYVAIVLATVGVASVTTHVAGLLVPKITDTHWLQVGLVGAVFLGTYGVLFAVRFVLFDRVFRRSRSRRQVPTTTRR; encoded by the coding sequence ATGTCACACCGCCGTTCGGACAGTCCGTGCTCGGCACGGCCTACGTGCCGTGAGCGCCGTCAGGAGTGCGGTACCGTGCAGAGCGAGATCATGCTGACATCACACGCCCCGCGGTTCCTGCGTTCGGGCACCGGACTGCGCCTGAGCAGGTACACGGTCTGCTCGATCATCGCGACCGTATGCTCCGAGGCCGTGTTCCTCTTCGTCTACGGCGTCGTCGGCGGCGGCAGCGTGCTCGCGTCCGTGCTCGGCTGGCTCGCCGGAGCGATCCCCAACTACACCCTCAACAGGTCGTGGACCTGGGGACTGCGGCACCGACCCGACCTGCGCCGAGAGGTGCTCCCGTACGTCGCGATCGTGCTGGCGACCGTCGGCGTCGCGAGCGTCACGACCCACGTCGCCGGCCTGCTCGTCCCGAAGATCACCGACACCCACTGGCTGCAGGTGGGGCTCGTGGGCGCGGTGTTCCTCGGCACCTACGGCGTGCTGTTCGCCGTGCGCTTCGTGCTCTTCGACCGGGTCTTCCGGCGCAGCCGCTCGCGCCGCCAGGTGCCGACGACCACGCGCAGGTAG